From Actinoplanes oblitus, a single genomic window includes:
- a CDS encoding glycosyltransferase family 39 protein, with the protein MTETLTPGAQIGRRPMAWVPVGLIALSATLLLLITAGRYGYHRDELYFRVLGDHPAWGYVDQPPFTPLLDRLAIEVLGDSLWAIRVPGALMVGLAALLAAALAREVGGGAGAQSLAATVVFGTFPLSAAHVGSTAAPDLLVWLGVLLFVVRALLHDQPRAWLWAGLVTGFGLYNKLLVILLLLCLAGGLLVAGPRRVLRSPWLWGGVAIALVVGLPNLIYQVAADFPQAKMAEAIAEDKGTDSRVLLVPFQLLLISLPPVWIAGLVALLRDPRWRPIRALAVAYPVMLVLVLVISGQPYYPLGLLTALFAIGAVPTVRWLDGRRSRLCWLIAGSVFFAGLAVVTSLPVIPEGSLADTTVPATNQTVADQIGWPDYVAQVAAVYRALPADEQSRAVLFTGNYGEAGALNRFGRPLGLPEVYSGQNELHNFGPPPDDRTVVIAVLQTGPARAAAMFGSCTEHGALRNAAGVENEETEGAHIYVCHPATPWHTLWPALQHYS; encoded by the coding sequence GTGACCGAAACGCTGACGCCTGGTGCGCAGATCGGCCGCCGGCCGATGGCCTGGGTCCCGGTCGGCCTGATCGCGCTGTCCGCGACCCTGCTGCTGTTGATCACCGCTGGGCGCTATGGCTATCACCGCGACGAGCTCTATTTCCGGGTGCTCGGCGATCACCCCGCCTGGGGTTATGTCGATCAGCCACCGTTCACCCCGCTGCTCGACCGGCTGGCGATCGAGGTGCTGGGCGACTCGCTCTGGGCGATCCGGGTGCCCGGCGCCCTGATGGTCGGCCTGGCCGCGCTGCTGGCCGCCGCGCTCGCCCGCGAGGTCGGTGGCGGCGCCGGTGCTCAGTCGCTGGCCGCCACCGTGGTGTTCGGCACGTTCCCGCTCAGCGCCGCCCACGTCGGCTCGACGGCCGCGCCCGACCTGCTGGTCTGGCTCGGCGTGCTGCTCTTCGTGGTGCGCGCGCTGCTGCACGACCAGCCCCGGGCCTGGTTGTGGGCCGGCCTGGTCACCGGGTTCGGCCTCTACAACAAGCTGCTGGTCATCCTGCTCCTGCTCTGCCTGGCCGGCGGCCTGCTGGTGGCCGGTCCGCGCCGGGTGCTGCGCTCACCGTGGCTGTGGGGCGGTGTCGCGATCGCCCTGGTCGTCGGCCTGCCCAACCTGATCTATCAGGTGGCCGCCGACTTCCCGCAGGCGAAGATGGCCGAGGCCATCGCCGAGGACAAGGGCACCGACTCCCGGGTGCTGCTGGTGCCCTTCCAACTGCTGCTGATCAGCCTGCCGCCGGTGTGGATCGCCGGCCTGGTGGCGCTGCTGCGCGACCCTCGCTGGCGGCCGATCCGCGCGCTCGCGGTGGCGTACCCGGTGATGCTGGTCCTGGTCCTGGTGATCTCCGGGCAGCCCTATTATCCGCTGGGCCTGCTCACCGCGCTGTTCGCCATCGGCGCCGTGCCCACCGTGCGCTGGCTGGACGGCCGCCGGTCACGACTGTGCTGGCTGATCGCGGGTTCGGTGTTCTTCGCCGGGCTCGCCGTCGTCACCTCGCTCCCGGTGATCCCGGAGGGCAGCCTGGCCGACACCACGGTGCCGGCGACCAACCAGACGGTGGCCGACCAGATCGGCTGGCCGGACTACGTCGCACAGGTCGCCGCCGTCTATCGCGCCCTGCCCGCCGACGAGCAGTCCCGGGCGGTGCTGTTCACCGGTAACTACGGCGAGGCCGGGGCGCTGAACCGGTTCGGCCGCCCGCTCGGCCTGCCCGAGGTCTACAGCGGACAGAACGAGCTGCACAACTTCGGCCCGCCACCGGACGACAGGACCGTGGTGATCGCGGTCCTGCAGACCGGCCCGGCCCGGGCCGCCGCGATGTTCGGCAGTTGCACCGAGCACGGCGCGCTGCGCAATGCCGCCGGCGTCGAGAACGAGGAGACGGAAGGAGCGCACATCTACGTCTGCCACCCGGCCACCCCGTGGCACACCCTCTGGCCGGCCCTCCAGCACTATTCCTGA
- a CDS encoding nSTAND1 domain-containing NTPase, protein MSAGIPMSTKDGTVPEPDDTLDPGERARAGVRGWVRESGRRARARLRGASPYAILAFLTASAVAPVAGAGLDVPAAFAVALGQLGGLGSNFLADVLAGSAQRMRGTGPITEQQWRDAIAADLLLRLDADDEQSRQLRAEVSAVLHEIDAVATALTEAAHADDELRRQLEQVFEELGSDVGELHWMLTDVRRSIDDLRQQFAGQSLLLTQQLEQVRRQLLAVTGEPPAVVPAASSSVPPYPGLASFEPVDAPWFRGRETQVAELLARLSEQTVGGPALVVTGVSGAGKSSLLRAGLLPAIGAGRLGEAATGWPWILLTPGPTPLRTLVGRVAALLGEDTPATSGSTAASGADDAGGSGSAAEPDAVETTADGETATLGRDEGGSTGSAATPGADDGGSTGSAATPGADEDGSADRVAVVPGSVRAAGSRRGATIDRLTAAVRREPGRLGRIAAELAARGRRPVIVVDQFEELFTLGADPAERLAFAAALTAAAPALVVIAVRSDFYPACVEVPPLAELLTAGHVVLGPLDAEAVRRAVVEPAAQAGLTVDPGLPELMLRDLSDGDSYEPGSLPLLAHALRATWERREGDRLTVRAYRATGGIRHAVAETAERIYLELDPGDRSALRTQLLALVTVTGNGTVVRRHGERGAGGSRVLDRLVAERLVTAGTDTVEISHEALLTGWPRLAGWVAEARADLELRQRVIEAAADWERSGRDPDLLLRGARLLAARERLVDPATHSEPARPHDNNSTRSHDNDSTRPGDNDSTRTHDNNSTRPGDNDSTRTHDNNSVRTHDNDSVWAPDNDSVRTHDVESTGIHDTGPGRIATPTLAGHTPRAGVTQAGPALPEPALSFVMAGTEAAEAAEAARRRATGRLRRLAAGLGVALLLAVAGGLAAVDKQQVAADKEREAQAARHDAASRQAAAEAVNALDKDEVTAVRRALDGWQEAHTAQARGALLSAQMVNSLGTLGTGTGGLSAAFSPDGKRIAIGHGDGVVRLWDTATFTPVGEPLVTPKKAARGLVTSVAFSPDGRFLMSSAFAKDSLQIWDAATGSPVHTLRGAGVAAWLPTAGANTAAGANTAAGTGPSAGTVLALRTDPKATGLQLGTWDAATGRLTRSFPIDDYYPYDLAISRDGRYVAVTKGPGSAARVWRLSDGRAVTTVPDTTHVAFAPDGTLVGMDRVGHLFQWAVPSGRRLRTLFAGASTPGASRFTVTADGMAVANVGFRKVGIFSLADGTTLIQDTGVASSPAVASSPDGRLIAVTGSDAPTAVFRRATTWLPHGGMVTSSGFSPDGRRLVAAADDGRIRIWDVASRDLVTEFPAGGIPFRVAFAAGGLLVDATMDDRLEVRDAATGRLRETVPLAGIPNDLAVSPDGSLVAVATGPLPAEVVVPGARTEQHERILVYDVTRRAVRTQFQSVEAPHAVAFSRDGTRLLATTTDPYPVTKIFHSALRAWRTSDFAGAGNYRLGDYQATDLAVSPADGSIAVAGTGGQVEIRSPDGAQALWQAPRQIEQIDAIAFAPDGRTLAVSDFDGRVHLWDTVGRAEAATLNGHRSRVASLDFAPDGGLLASSELDGPFGLWRLDPARVVPEICRIAIIASRNEGGGLSPLCG, encoded by the coding sequence ATGAGTGCCGGAATCCCGATGTCCACGAAGGACGGCACCGTGCCCGAGCCCGATGACACCCTCGACCCCGGCGAGCGCGCCCGCGCCGGTGTCCGTGGCTGGGTGCGTGAGTCCGGCCGGCGTGCCCGGGCACGGCTGCGCGGCGCCAGTCCGTATGCGATTCTGGCTTTTCTGACCGCCTCGGCGGTGGCTCCGGTGGCCGGGGCGGGGCTGGACGTCCCGGCCGCGTTCGCCGTGGCGCTGGGCCAGCTCGGTGGACTGGGCAGCAACTTCCTCGCCGACGTCCTGGCCGGCTCGGCCCAGCGGATGCGCGGTACCGGGCCGATCACCGAGCAGCAGTGGCGGGACGCGATCGCTGCCGATCTACTGCTCCGGCTCGACGCCGACGATGAGCAGAGCCGGCAGTTGCGGGCCGAGGTCTCCGCGGTGCTCCACGAGATCGACGCGGTGGCCACCGCGCTGACCGAGGCGGCGCACGCCGACGACGAGTTGCGCCGGCAGCTGGAGCAGGTCTTCGAGGAGCTGGGCAGTGACGTCGGCGAGCTGCACTGGATGCTCACCGACGTCCGGCGCTCGATCGACGACCTGCGGCAGCAGTTCGCCGGGCAGAGCCTGCTGCTGACCCAGCAGCTCGAACAGGTCCGCCGCCAGTTGCTCGCGGTGACCGGCGAGCCGCCGGCGGTCGTCCCGGCGGCCTCCTCCTCGGTGCCGCCCTATCCGGGACTGGCCAGCTTCGAGCCGGTCGACGCACCGTGGTTCCGGGGCCGGGAGACGCAGGTCGCCGAGCTGCTCGCCCGGCTCAGTGAGCAGACGGTGGGCGGTCCGGCCCTGGTCGTCACCGGGGTCTCCGGCGCGGGCAAGTCGTCGCTGCTGCGGGCCGGGCTGCTTCCGGCGATCGGTGCCGGGCGGCTGGGCGAGGCAGCGACGGGCTGGCCGTGGATCCTGCTGACACCGGGTCCCACTCCCCTGCGCACCCTGGTGGGCCGCGTCGCCGCACTGCTCGGCGAGGACACACCCGCGACCAGCGGCAGCACCGCCGCGTCGGGTGCTGACGACGCCGGAGGAAGCGGCAGCGCGGCTGAGCCGGATGCCGTCGAGACGACGGCTGACGGCGAAACGGCCACGCTGGGGCGCGACGAGGGCGGGAGCACCGGCAGCGCGGCTACGCCGGGTGCCGACGACGGCGGGAGCACCGGCAGCGCGGCCACGCCGGGTGCCGACGAGGACGGAAGCGCCGACCGGGTCGCCGTGGTCCCCGGGAGCGTGAGGGCGGCCGGCTCCAGGCGGGGCGCGACTATCGACAGGCTGACCGCGGCGGTGCGACGAGAGCCGGGCCGGCTGGGGCGGATCGCCGCGGAGCTGGCGGCGCGCGGGCGGCGGCCGGTGATCGTGGTGGATCAGTTCGAGGAGTTGTTCACCCTGGGTGCGGACCCGGCCGAGCGGCTGGCCTTCGCCGCGGCGCTGACCGCCGCGGCACCCGCGCTCGTGGTGATCGCGGTGCGCTCCGACTTCTACCCGGCCTGCGTCGAGGTGCCGCCGCTGGCCGAGTTGCTGACCGCCGGGCACGTGGTGCTCGGCCCGCTGGACGCCGAGGCGGTGCGCCGGGCCGTGGTGGAGCCGGCCGCGCAGGCCGGCCTGACCGTCGACCCCGGTCTGCCCGAGCTGATGCTGCGCGACCTGAGCGACGGGGACAGCTACGAACCGGGCAGCCTGCCGCTGCTGGCGCACGCGCTGCGCGCCACCTGGGAGCGGCGCGAGGGCGATCGGCTCACCGTCCGGGCGTACCGGGCCACCGGCGGGATCCGGCACGCGGTCGCCGAGACCGCCGAGCGGATCTATCTGGAGCTGGACCCAGGCGACCGATCGGCGCTGCGGACGCAACTTCTCGCCCTGGTCACGGTGACCGGCAACGGCACGGTCGTCAGGCGGCACGGCGAGCGCGGCGCGGGCGGTTCCCGGGTGCTCGACCGGCTGGTCGCCGAGCGGCTGGTGACCGCCGGGACGGACACCGTGGAGATCAGTCACGAGGCGCTGCTCACCGGCTGGCCACGGCTGGCCGGCTGGGTCGCCGAGGCGCGCGCCGATCTGGAGCTGCGGCAGCGGGTGATCGAGGCGGCGGCGGACTGGGAGCGTTCCGGCCGCGACCCGGACCTGCTGCTGCGCGGCGCCCGGCTGCTCGCCGCCCGCGAGCGACTCGTCGACCCGGCCACCCACTCCGAGCCGGCCCGGCCCCACGACAACAACTCGACCCGCAGCCACGACAACGACTCGACCCGGCCCGGCGACAACGACTCGACCCGCACCCACGACAACAACTCGACCCGGCCCGGCGACAACGACTCGACCCGCACCCACGACAACAACTCGGTCCGGACCCACGACAACGACTCGGTCTGGGCCCCCGACAACGACTCGGTCCGGACCCACGACGTCGAGTCGACCGGGATCCACGACACCGGACCGGGCCGGATCGCGACGCCGACCCTGGCCGGGCACACCCCGCGGGCCGGCGTGACACAGGCGGGCCCGGCCCTTCCCGAGCCGGCGCTGTCCTTCGTGATGGCCGGGACCGAGGCGGCCGAGGCGGCCGAGGCGGCGCGGCGCCGGGCCACCGGGCGGCTGCGCAGGCTGGCCGCCGGGCTCGGGGTGGCGCTGCTGCTGGCCGTCGCCGGCGGCCTGGCCGCTGTCGACAAGCAGCAGGTCGCCGCGGACAAGGAACGGGAGGCGCAGGCGGCCCGGCATGACGCCGCGTCCCGGCAGGCGGCCGCCGAGGCGGTGAACGCGCTGGACAAGGACGAGGTCACCGCGGTCCGGCGGGCGCTGGACGGCTGGCAGGAGGCACACACCGCGCAGGCCCGCGGCGCGCTGCTCTCCGCCCAGATGGTCAACTCGCTCGGCACGCTGGGCACCGGCACCGGTGGTCTCTCGGCGGCGTTCAGCCCGGACGGCAAACGAATCGCGATCGGTCACGGCGACGGGGTGGTCCGGCTCTGGGACACCGCCACTTTCACGCCGGTCGGCGAACCACTGGTCACGCCGAAAAAGGCAGCCCGCGGCCTCGTCACCTCGGTGGCGTTCTCGCCGGACGGCCGGTTCCTGATGTCCAGCGCCTTTGCCAAGGACAGCCTGCAGATCTGGGACGCCGCCACCGGATCTCCGGTCCACACGCTGCGGGGCGCCGGCGTGGCCGCCTGGCTACCCACCGCGGGAGCGAACACCGCGGCGGGAGCGAACACCGCGGCGGGCACCGGACCGAGTGCCGGCACCGTGCTGGCCCTGCGCACCGATCCCAAGGCGACAGGGCTCCAGCTCGGTACCTGGGACGCCGCCACCGGCCGCCTCACCCGGTCGTTCCCGATCGACGACTACTACCCCTACGACCTCGCGATCAGCCGGGACGGGCGATATGTCGCGGTCACCAAGGGCCCGGGCTCCGCCGCGCGGGTATGGCGGCTGAGTGACGGCCGGGCGGTGACCACCGTCCCGGACACCACGCACGTGGCGTTCGCCCCGGACGGGACGCTGGTCGGCATGGACCGGGTCGGCCACCTCTTCCAGTGGGCGGTACCGTCGGGGCGGCGACTGCGGACCCTGTTCGCCGGGGCCAGCACGCCCGGAGCCAGCCGGTTCACCGTCACCGCCGACGGGATGGCGGTGGCGAATGTCGGTTTCCGGAAGGTCGGCATCTTCTCTCTGGCCGACGGCACCACTCTGATCCAGGACACCGGGGTGGCGTCCTCACCCGCGGTGGCGTCCTCACCGGACGGCCGCCTGATCGCGGTGACCGGATCGGACGCCCCGACAGCGGTGTTCCGGCGGGCGACCACCTGGCTCCCGCACGGCGGCATGGTGACCAGCAGCGGCTTCTCCCCGGACGGCCGGCGGCTGGTCGCCGCCGCTGACGACGGCCGGATCCGGATCTGGGACGTGGCCTCCCGCGACCTGGTCACCGAGTTCCCCGCCGGCGGCATTCCGTTCCGGGTCGCGTTCGCCGCCGGCGGCCTGCTGGTGGACGCCACCATGGACGACAGGCTGGAGGTGCGGGACGCCGCCACCGGGCGGCTCCGGGAGACCGTGCCGCTCGCCGGTATCCCCAACGACCTGGCTGTCTCACCGGACGGTTCCCTGGTGGCCGTGGCGACCGGCCCGCTTCCCGCCGAGGTGGTCGTGCCCGGCGCCCGGACGGAGCAGCACGAGCGGATCCTGGTCTATGACGTCACCCGGCGCGCGGTACGCACTCAATTCCAGTCGGTGGAGGCGCCGCACGCGGTGGCGTTCAGCAGGGACGGCACGCGACTGCTGGCGACGACGACCGATCCCTATCCGGTCACCAAGATCTTCCACTCGGCCCTGCGGGCCTGGCGCACCAGCGACTTCGCCGGTGCCGGCAACTATCGGCTCGGCGACTACCAGGCCACCGACCTGGCGGTGTCCCCGGCCGACGGCTCGATCGCGGTGGCCGGGACCGGCGGGCAGGTCGAGATCCGCAGCCCGGACGGCGCTCAGGCACTGTGGCAGGCCCCGCGGCAGATCGAGCAGATCGACGCCATCGCGTTCGCACCGGACGGCCGGACGCTGGCCGTGAGCGACTTCGACGGCCGCGTCCACCTGTGGGACACCGTGGGCCGGGCCGAGGCCGCCACCCTGAACGGGCACCGCAGCCGTGTCGCCTCACTGGACTTCGCCCCGGACGGCGGGCTGCTGGCCAGCTCCGAACTGGACGGTCCGTTCGGGTTGTGGCGGCTGGACCCGGCGCGGGTCGTACCGGAAATCTGCCGGATCGCGATCATCGCGAGCCGCAACGAGGGCGGCGGTCTCTCACCGCTCTGTGGCTGA
- a CDS encoding 4'-phosphopantetheinyl transferase family protein: protein MLDQLLPHPVRFAVAYTDDPDEACYPGEEELVATAAPGRRREILTARRCAREALAALGHAPTAILRGPRREPIWPAGVAGSITHCTGFRAAAVTHVADVASVGIDAEPHAPLPPRVLGAVTTAADRDLLARLAVTHPGTCWDRLLFSAKESIYKAWYPLTGRWLGFEDATLDIDPSTGEFTGRILLADTTIDRLTGRYLIARDLVVTAVCRPSATER, encoded by the coding sequence GTGCTCGATCAACTGCTGCCGCACCCGGTGCGCTTCGCCGTCGCCTACACCGACGATCCCGACGAGGCCTGCTACCCGGGTGAGGAGGAGCTGGTCGCGACCGCCGCCCCGGGCCGCCGCCGGGAGATCCTCACCGCGCGGCGCTGTGCCCGGGAGGCGCTGGCCGCCCTGGGGCACGCGCCCACCGCGATCCTCCGCGGCCCGCGCCGGGAGCCGATCTGGCCGGCCGGGGTGGCCGGAAGCATCACCCACTGCACCGGATTCCGGGCCGCCGCCGTGACACACGTCGCCGACGTCGCGAGCGTCGGCATCGACGCGGAACCGCATGCGCCCCTCCCGCCCCGGGTTCTCGGCGCGGTGACCACCGCCGCCGACCGCGACCTGCTGGCCCGGCTCGCTGTGACACATCCGGGCACCTGCTGGGACCGCCTGCTGTTCAGCGCCAAGGAGTCGATCTACAAGGCGTGGTACCCGCTGACCGGCCGCTGGCTCGGCTTCGAGGACGCGACCCTGGACATCGACCCGTCCACCGGCGAGTTCACCGGCCGCATCCTCCTCGCCGACACCACCATCGACCGGCTGACCGGCCGTTACCTGATCGCGCGGGACCTCGTCGTGACCGCCGTCTGCCGTCCGTCAGCCACAGAGCGGTGA
- a CDS encoding LacI family DNA-binding transcriptional regulator: protein MSRPRAATIRDVATLAGVSVGTASKALNGRGSLRAETVARVRQAAEQLDFRPNQAARSLHTDRTYTVGMITTDTIGRFSIPLLIGAEDILGAGQVSVLLCDARDDPIRERHHLRVLLSRRVDGIIVTGRRTGTRPPIGTGLPVPVVYAFLASTDPADCSVIPDEPGGIRLVVEHLRATGRTRLVHVTGPEHHHSARVRAAEAGVETLYGEWSEAWGRRAAGLLLARGPAFDAVICGNDQIARGLAETLRESGRDVPGDVAVTGFDNWDVIAEASRPPLTSVDMDLEGLGRAAAGLLLSAIDGEPSPGAHPHPPRLIIRDSTVRP, encoded by the coding sequence ATGTCCCGTCCGCGCGCTGCCACCATCCGCGACGTCGCGACGCTGGCCGGGGTCTCGGTCGGCACCGCGTCGAAGGCGCTGAACGGTCGCGGCTCGCTGCGCGCGGAGACCGTGGCGCGGGTGCGGCAGGCCGCCGAGCAGCTCGACTTCCGGCCCAACCAGGCGGCGCGCAGCCTGCACACCGACCGGACCTACACGGTCGGGATGATCACCACGGACACCATCGGGCGGTTCAGCATCCCGCTGCTCATCGGCGCCGAGGACATCCTCGGCGCCGGTCAGGTGTCGGTGCTGCTCTGCGACGCCCGCGACGATCCGATCCGCGAGCGGCATCACCTGCGAGTGCTGCTCAGCCGCCGGGTCGACGGCATCATCGTGACCGGCCGGCGCACCGGGACCCGGCCGCCGATCGGCACCGGCCTGCCCGTCCCGGTGGTCTACGCCTTCCTCGCCTCCACCGATCCCGCGGACTGTTCGGTCATCCCGGACGAGCCGGGCGGCATCCGGCTGGTTGTGGAGCACCTGCGTGCCACCGGCCGCACTCGCCTGGTGCACGTGACCGGTCCGGAACATCACCATTCGGCCCGGGTGCGCGCCGCCGAGGCCGGCGTCGAAACCCTCTACGGCGAGTGGAGCGAGGCGTGGGGGCGCCGCGCGGCCGGGCTGCTGCTCGCCCGGGGACCTGCCTTCGACGCGGTGATCTGCGGTAACGACCAGATCGCCAGGGGCCTGGCCGAAACCCTGCGGGAGTCCGGCCGGGACGTGCCGGGAGACGTCGCGGTGACCGGGTTCGACAATTGGGATGTGATCGCGGAAGCCAGCCGCCCGCCGCTGACCAGCGTGGACATGGACCTGGAGGGCCTGGGCCGTGCTGCGGCGGGGCTTCTGCTGTCCGCGATAGACGGCGAGCCGTCACCCGGAGCCCACCCGCACCCGCCGCGCCTGATCATCAGAGACTCCACCGTCCGCCCCTGA
- a CDS encoding MOSC domain-containing protein produces MGEAAGIWRYPVKSAGGEALGEARADTGGLAGDRAWACVDDQDGTIGSAKHPRRWGDLLAVRAAGEPATIEVGGALYEAGSEEADAALAEHLGRPVRLTRTAPATPRIHRMLPAEAGMVPDWLAELRPGQERVEEAGGHARTGRFVDFGAVHLITTGALAGLSGRTGHPVPAERFRPNLLIDADADPEPGAELAIGDVVLRVAFRTPRCVVPSLPQDGLPADPVVLRTLARHYRVEVFGTGKGACFGVYADVLRPGRLALGARVDLVPAGRVG; encoded by the coding sequence ATGGGCGAGGCGGCGGGAATCTGGCGTTATCCGGTGAAGAGCGCCGGCGGGGAGGCCCTCGGCGAAGCACGGGCCGACACCGGCGGCCTGGCCGGCGACCGGGCCTGGGCCTGCGTCGACGATCAGGACGGCACCATCGGCAGCGCCAAGCACCCACGACGCTGGGGCGACCTGCTCGCGGTGCGCGCGGCCGGCGAACCGGCGACCATCGAGGTCGGCGGGGCACTCTACGAGGCCGGTTCCGAGGAAGCCGACGCGGCGCTGGCCGAGCATCTCGGCCGGCCGGTCCGGCTGACCCGGACCGCGCCCGCCACCCCACGGATCCATCGGATGCTGCCGGCCGAGGCCGGGATGGTGCCGGACTGGCTCGCCGAGCTGCGACCCGGCCAGGAACGCGTCGAGGAGGCCGGCGGCCACGCCCGGACCGGCCGGTTCGTCGACTTCGGGGCGGTGCACCTGATCACCACCGGCGCCCTGGCCGGACTGTCCGGGCGGACCGGGCACCCGGTGCCGGCCGAGCGGTTCCGGCCCAACCTGCTGATCGACGCCGACGCCGACCCCGAGCCCGGTGCGGAACTGGCGATCGGTGACGTGGTGCTCCGGGTGGCGTTCCGGACGCCACGCTGCGTGGTGCCGAGCCTGCCCCAGGACGGGCTGCCGGCGGATCCGGTCGTGTTGCGGACGCTTGCCCGGCACTATCGGGTCGAGGTGTTCGGCACCGGGAAAGGCGCCTGCTTCGGTGTCTACGCCGACGTGCTGCGGCCCGGCCGGCTGGCGCTGGGTGCCCGGGTGGACCTGGTGCCGGCGGGGCGGGTGGGGTGA
- a CDS encoding carbohydrate-binding protein has translation MRRSVIPVLLLAAAGLVVPSPAAAAGNTLTVNVGTAVRPVTHVAAGGLYAVDTGSKPPLEQMYPLRMNHLTQPPPGVQQLGNGATVPCCDGLQVAGKVTSAGAQQFWRLPDIYRDFPYKWVSWADWESKVRTMVNARLAATGTTNVDGYELWNEPDWTWNTGSAGTFNAGWTRTVKLIRSLDPVTPIVGPSISWYNHDYLVSFLTNARDTGTLPDVIVWHELDNDDYLNIGADVADYRAIEKSLGISPRPISINEYASPSQVDIPSVAVHFMATFERYGIRDAERAYWYEAGTLNGLLHDNAPTSSYWAYKWYGEMAGTIVQTVPGSWLEGVAAYDPTRRFVNVVFGGDSGNNTVKVNGLGALGSQVRATLVRSGTTGRTTNQSAPIAVSSATYQVSGGSISVPVAGMDAADAYQLLITPASGAATWQQRYEAENATVVNANRFSAGSASNGGYVGQIDGSANSRNQSFVDFVVNVPTARTYTMTIGYANATGATATQGLAYNGGAFQTISYPPTAAWGVFGSTVSTPVTLKAGYNVIRLAKGSPNFAGGTGYAELDYLNLA, from the coding sequence ATGCGCCGCTCCGTCATCCCCGTCCTGTTGCTCGCCGCCGCCGGGCTGGTCGTCCCCAGCCCGGCGGCGGCCGCCGGCAACACCCTCACCGTCAACGTCGGCACCGCGGTCCGGCCGGTCACGCACGTCGCGGCCGGCGGCCTCTACGCCGTCGACACCGGGAGCAAGCCGCCGCTGGAGCAGATGTACCCGCTCCGGATGAACCACCTCACCCAGCCGCCGCCCGGCGTGCAGCAACTCGGCAACGGCGCCACGGTTCCGTGCTGCGACGGCCTGCAGGTGGCCGGCAAGGTGACCAGCGCCGGCGCCCAGCAGTTCTGGCGGCTGCCGGACATCTACCGGGACTTCCCGTACAAGTGGGTCAGCTGGGCCGACTGGGAGTCGAAGGTCCGCACCATGGTGAACGCGCGGCTGGCCGCGACCGGCACCACCAACGTCGACGGCTACGAGCTGTGGAACGAGCCGGACTGGACCTGGAACACCGGGTCGGCCGGGACGTTCAACGCCGGCTGGACCCGTACCGTCAAGCTGATCCGCTCGCTCGACCCGGTGACCCCGATCGTCGGCCCGAGCATCTCCTGGTACAACCACGACTACCTGGTCAGCTTCCTCACCAACGCCCGGGACACCGGCACGCTGCCCGACGTGATCGTCTGGCACGAGCTGGACAACGACGACTACCTCAACATCGGCGCGGACGTGGCCGACTACCGGGCGATCGAGAAGTCGCTGGGCATCTCGCCGCGACCGATCTCGATCAACGAGTACGCGTCGCCGAGCCAGGTCGACATCCCGAGCGTCGCGGTGCACTTCATGGCGACGTTCGAGCGTTACGGCATCCGGGACGCCGAGCGCGCCTACTGGTACGAGGCCGGCACCCTCAACGGCCTGCTGCACGACAACGCGCCGACCTCGTCGTACTGGGCCTACAAGTGGTACGGCGAGATGGCCGGCACCATCGTGCAGACCGTCCCCGGCTCGTGGCTGGAGGGCGTCGCCGCCTACGACCCGACCCGCAGGTTCGTGAACGTGGTGTTCGGCGGCGACAGCGGCAACAACACCGTCAAGGTCAACGGGCTCGGCGCGCTCGGCTCGCAGGTCCGGGCCACCCTCGTCCGGTCCGGCACCACCGGGCGGACCACCAACCAGAGCGCGCCGATCGCGGTGTCCTCGGCCACCTACCAGGTGTCCGGCGGGAGCATCAGCGTGCCGGTCGCCGGCATGGACGCGGCGGACGCCTACCAGCTGCTGATCACCCCGGCCTCGGGCGCCGCCACCTGGCAGCAGCGTTACGAGGCGGAGAACGCCACCGTCGTCAACGCCAACCGGTTCTCCGCCGGCTCCGCCTCCAACGGCGGTTACGTCGGCCAGATCGACGGCTCGGCGAACTCCCGCAACCAGTCCTTCGTGGACTTCGTGGTGAACGTGCCCACCGCTCGCACGTACACGATGACCATCGGCTACGCCAACGCCACGGGCGCCACCGCGACCCAGGGCCTGGCCTACAACGGCGGCGCCTTCCAGACGATCTCCTACCCGCCGACCGCGGCCTGGGGCGTCTTCGGCTCCACGGTCAGCACCCCGGTCACCCTGAAGGCCGGCTACAACGTGATCCGCCTGGCCAAGGGCTCGCCCAACTTCGCCGGCGGCACCGGCTACGCCGAACTCGACTACCTCAACCTCGCCTGA